The genomic interval GAGCTGGGATACACGAAGACCTTCCTCGACGTCACCGAGTCCATCGCCACGGGCCTCACCTCCACGGCGCGGGAGCAGCCGGTGGCGCCCTACTACAGCGACGTGCAGGTGATGCGGCTGGGCGACGTACCCCTCGGGTTCCAGTACACGGCGCTCTTCGGCGCCAAGGCGGGCGGGAGCATCCTTGAGGTCAGCACCACGATGGTGCGTCCCGGGGCCCCGGCCCAGCTCCAGTTCCAGGACACCAACATCACGGAGCAGGCGGACATCTCGGGAGTGCTCGTCGCCAAGAGCTATTCCAAGCGGGTCAACGACACGGTCGCCGCGAATGTGCGCCTGCGCCGGGAGCAGAACGGGAGCTACGGCGTCTCGGGTCAGGTGGCCGCCAAGGAGGTGCAGGCTCAGTTCGGGGGCGAACTCATCGGCGAGGTGGGGCTCGCCGCGCGGCTCCGCGAGGGCCTGCTGAAGGGCCAGGGCGACGCGCTCGAGGCCCTGCTGTGGGTACCTCCCGCCGACGCGTCCGCACCGACGAAGATGGTCATCCGCCCCCGCGAGGAGGCGGGAGCCCGCGCCGCCACGATGGAGCTGGGCCCGATGTCCGTGAAGGTGGAGCTCGACGCCCACGGCTTCCCCCAGCGGACGGAAATCCCCTCGGGAAGCGCCACTGTCGTCCAGGAGCGGCTGTCCCAGACTGGCGAGCCGTAGCGGCAGGCGGGCGTCGAACACTAAAGGGGCCGCGTCCAGGTTCGACGCGGCCCTGGACGCGGGCGGTTGTGAATGCACCGTGCGATGCTGTGGGCCGTCCCCACCTCACGCACACCCATGAGTCCCTCCCGCACAGCCCACCTCGTCGTTGAGCTCGGCTTCGGAGACACCAGCAAGGGCACGCTCACCGACTGGCTGGTGCGCCGCCACGGCGCGGGGCTCGTGGTGCGCTTCAACGGCGGAGCCCAGGCCGGCCACAACGTCATCACCGATGACGGGCCGCACCACACCTTCTCGCAGTTCGGCGCGGGCACCTTCGTCCCGGGCGTGCGCACGCACCTGGCGCTGACCACCCTCCTCCATCCCCTGGCCATGCGGGTGGAGGTCAGCTCCCCCCTGTGTCAGGGAAGTTGTCGCCTCGGCTGACCGGCCGAGCTGAGCACCCCATGGGGGCGAGTGCAGGCAGGTAGCTGTGTCGTACACGGATGCATTCAAGGCGGAGATGGTGAAGCGGATGGTGGGGCCAGGCGCGGTGAGCGAGGCTGCATTGGCTCGCCAGGTGGGAGTCTCGCAGCCGACGCTGTCGCAGTGGTTGCGCGAGGCGCGTAGGGTAGCGGCGATGACGCCGCCGCCCGAGGAGAAGAAGCCCGCTGGCCCGAAGAAGTGGACGCCCGAGGAGAAGCTGCGCGTGCTGGTGGCGGCCCAGGGGCTTGAGGGTGAGGAGTTGGGGGCGCTGCTGCGCCGCGAGGGACTGCACGAGGTGCAGTTGAAGGAGTGGCGGCAGGCGGCTGCCGGGGCCCTGTCGGGCGAGTCC from Myxococcus xanthus carries:
- a CDS encoding adenylosuccinate synthetase, producing the protein MSPSRTAHLVVELGFGDTSKGTLTDWLVRRHGAGLVVRFNGGAQAGHNVITDDGPHHTFSQFGAGTFVPGVRTHLALTTLLHPLAMRVEVSSPLCQGSCRLG